In Phycisphaerae bacterium RAS2, the DNA window GGCCTTGCGCGAGATCGGGGACGCCCTTGTGATACGTCACATCAATCGGCGGAAGCGGAGGAGGAGGAGGCGCCGTGAACTGCAGCGGAAAAGACGGTGCTGCACCCGGGTCCGCAAAGCTGCCATACCCGTCGCGGCATGATCCGCCGTTGGTCAGGTAGTTGACGGGTTGTCCGATGAGGTGAATCACGGCCTGATCTGCGACAAAAGGCGGCGCTTCGATGGCATAATCTTTAAGAAACGTCGTGTGATAGGTCTCCCCGGTCAAAAAGACCGACGCAGGAATCACGGTGGCGATCCTGGAGAGTCCGGGCTCGTAGCCGACCGGCAGATTCTGAACGACCCATGTGCCGTCGTTGCGAACGACATTCAGGAAGAAATGACTCTGCGACTCGCCGGAACTCTGAAACTCGGCTGAGTACTCAACGAGATCGGACGGAATCAACGCCGAAGTCCAAACCACCGGCCGAAAGCTTTCATTCGATTGGGCCGCCGCCGTCGCCGGCAAGGACATAACGATGGCAACGAGCGCCATGCAGATCGTGCCAATTCGAGTTTTGTCATTGGTCATTATGATTCTCCCGAGTTGTAATTGGAGCATCTCCTGTTGTACTTCGACCCCAGCGCAGGTGCAAGAGCGTGGCCCATGCGGCCGACGCACGGCACAGGTGAGAGCTCGGCAACGTGGGAAGGCCGAAACGACGCACCATGTCTGTCGTTTGACGCACCGTTCATTCTACAACGCGACGTTCTGCCATGCCCCGGCGAGGCAAGGGGCTGTAGCCACGGGTGAAGCGATGTGATACTCGCGGATTCGTCGATCTTCCCAATCCACTCCCCGCCCCTCACGTTCACGGAGCAAGGAGCTTCTGAACAAATCCTGGGACATCACCAAGGTCGATCATGCCGTTGAGATTGAAATCCGACGGGCAGACGTCGGCCACGGCGACGGACGACCCTTGTAGCGCCGCGATGAACGGAGCAATGTCCCTGCCGTTCACAAGGCAATCGTGATTGCTGTCGCCCGTCTTGATGGGAACATCGGTCGGCGTGAACAGCAGGAACGACTGGCCCATGTTCTCAATCGCGTTGTCCTCCGCCGTATCCAGATCGATGCTTTGTGCCCGAAAGTAATACGGCACGCACGGACAAAGCGTGCCGGGTGAAACGGCCATGCTTGGAATGGTGGACGATGTCGTGGGCGTGGGCAGAATGGTTACGAAGTTCAGTGCCGTGTCATAGATCACGACCTGGTAGCGGCGGATCAAACCGGGTTCATTGGGCGACGGGTCGGGATCGGTGAACGTGATCGTCGGCGCCGTGGTCTGATTGCTGACAGCCACGTTGGTCGGCAGCGGCACGACTTCCATCCGATTCAGCCGATGGCCGAGGAGCGAATCGGTCTGGTTGTTGTTGTTCGTGACGACATACGTGTATCGCCCCGAGACGTTTGGAAAATCCGCCTCGCCGATCGGAAAGAGATGGATGAAGGCCGCGGAATTGCCCAAGACCGTCAGCCCCAGCGCGGTCGGCTGGACGAACGGGAAATCATTGTTGTTGCACGACACGGTCGCGCCGGCCGGCGGGCCGATGAGCGCCGCGACGCCGATCGGGTCGGTCGCATCGCACCGCGTCAAGACATAAAGACCGGGAAAGCCGAAGATGTCATCCGGCGGGCGGTGTTCGACGTACGTCAATTCGAACTGAATCTGGGGCGCGGCGAGAATCGACGCGCCGGCAAAGAGGCTCATGGCAGCGGCGATGCACAGAACCGCGGCGCGCATCGCGCGCCGCATCATATGCTGACGATGGAACGTCATATGCCTCTCCCCTCGTGCCCATTCCTTTGCGCTTTTGCTATTCTAACTTGGCACGGTGCTTGAGAACAAGCTCCCGCGGGTTCCGTTCCGGCGAGCCGGAGCTCCACTCGTTGCTACACTATCCAGATGTAAATCAGCGAAGCGTATCTTTCAGATAGGAGAAAACGGCAAGAATTAAGGCCAAGATGGCTATGAAGCTTGCGATGCGCGACTCTCGTATCGCCTTTCGTGCGAGACTATTAGCATGGGCGGCAGACTCTGCCTGCATCTGTTGGAGCTGTAATGCTCGTTGTCCGTCATCACGGATTCCCGCCACTCGTAGCGTCATTGAAAAAAATGCTGCATCTGTTTGTTCTGTTTGAAGTATCAATTCAATAAAATAAGCACGAGAATCAGAAAAGGTCTTCTTGAAATAGCTCAAATAGTTCTCGATCGAATATCGTTCAATGTGTATCTTTGTCGTGAAAGGATCACCCCCTGAAGATCGAGTCATTTCATAGGGAATTCGAAACGCAATCTTCTTGCAAAACTCCAAGAGTCCCGCGTCGTCCAATTGTTCGAAATGATCGCGTAAGTCTTTGCTGGCTGTATTCATTGCGATTGCTTTGAAATTAATTCACTTGCGCAACGCTCCACTTGTGGACTCCGAATGACGTCCGTGCGTCCGTGAGACTGACCCACCCTTCGAGGCTCGCAAGTGACTCGCCCGCAGGCGGCCTCGCAACAGATCAACTCGATTGCGCCAACTCCTCAACTTGTCGTTTCAAAACAGAAAGCTTGATCGAAGCAGCGTCCCAGACGACTTCCACATCGATGATATCGTAGCCGTGAATCAGAATATTGCGAAATGCAATGATGCGTCGGTAGTCGCTGATCCGTGCGGCAATTGCCGGACTAAACCGCTCCAGCCTGTGCAATGCTTCCCCAATGATCTCAAACTGACGCTCGACCGCGGAACGCAGCAACTCATTCGCTCGAAATGTGTCAAGCGATTCGCCTGCAATAAACGATGTGATTCGATCCGCGGCGAGGCGAATGTCCTCCAGCAGCTTGCGAGCTTCAAGCTCCATAGAGCGTGACCCGGTTTCGATTGATGCTTTCCAGCAGATAAGGATTCTGTAGCGAACGCGCTAGAAGCAGATCGATCTTGCGGCCAAACTCCCGCTCGAGCGCCTCACGCAGGTCAAAGAATGCATCAAACATTTCGCCCGGCGCGAGGGGCTCAAATTCGACCAGGAAATCCAGATCGCTTCGGCCGGCTTCGAACGATTCGCCTCGCGCCGCGGAGCCAAACAGCTCCAGCCGCGCAACGCGACAGCGTCTGCAAATCCTCGCCAGGGAATCATGGTGCTCGCGTAAGAAGGCGACCACGGTTGTCTCGCTTTCCGCCCACGCCGGCCATTTCGCGGTCGAATCTTAAACTCACTTAGCTCATACGAATCGGCCGCGACACGCACATTCTATGTCGACTCGGCAATGAATGTCACTTCTGTAGTTTGTTCTCGGATTTGCTTCCGTAGGCAACAAAGCGTCCAGATAGATTTCCGGCCCGCCCTTCAATCCCTCATTCCTCCTCGCGCAGCTTCGCGATCACGTTGAAATCCTCCAGCGTTGTCGTGTCGCCCTCGACGCGGCCCTTGGTCGCCAGCTCGCGGAGCAGCCGCCGCATGATCTTGCCGCTGCGTGTCTTGGGCAGGGCATCGGTAAAGCGAATGTCCTTCGGCCGCGCGATCGCCCCGACCTGGGCCGTGACGTGCTTCTTCAATTCATCTTTCATCGCGTCGCTTGGCGCGTTGCCGCCCTTGAGCGTCACAAACGCCGCGATGGCCTCGCCCGTCAGATCGTCGGGGAACCCTACCACCGCCGCCTCGGCCACCTTCGGATGGCTCACCAGCGCCGATTCAATCTCGGCCGTGCCAAGGCGATGGCCCGACACCTTGATTACGTCATCGACGCGGCCCATGATCCAGAAGTAGCCATCGGCGTCGCAGCGGGCGCCGTCGCCCGTGAAATACATGCCGGGAATTTCCGACCAGTACTGCTTGCGAAAGCGATCTTCGTCGCCGTACACGCCGCGCAGCATCCCCGGCCACGGCTTGCGAATCACGAGAAGCCCGCCTGCGTTGGGCCCCTGCACGGTGCCGTCCTTGTCCATGATCGCCGGATCGATTCCCGGGAGCGGGCGCGTGGCCGAGCCGGGCTTGGTCGGCGTCGCCCCGGGAACCGGCGCGATCAGAATGCCGCCCGTCTCGGTCTGCCACCAGGTATCAACAATCGGGCACTTTTCGCGGCCGATGTTCTCGTGATACCAGGTCCACGCGGCCGGGTTGATTGGCTCGCCGACCGTGCCCAGCAGTTTCACGCTCGACAAGTCGTGCTTCGCCGGGTGCTGCGTGCCCTGCCGCATGAAGGCGCGGATGGCCGTCGGCGCGGTGTAGAATTTTGTCACCTTGTGCCGGGCGATCACGGCCCAGAAGCGATCCCAGTCGGGGAAGTTCGGCGCGCCTTCGTACATGACGCACGTCACGCCGTTTTGCAGCGGGCCGTAGATGATGTAGCTGTGCCCCGTGATCCAGCCGACGTCGGCCGTGCACCAGTAGATGTCGTCGGGCTTGAGATCGAAGACGAGCCGCGCCGTGTAGGCCGTGTACACCATGTAGCCCGCGGTCGTGTGCAGGATGCCCTTGGGCTTGCCGGTGCTACCGCTGGTGTAGAGCAGAAACAGCATGTGCTCGCTGTCGAGCGGCTCGGCCGGGCAGTCGTCGGGCACGCCGGCAATCACGTCGTGCCACCAGGCATCACGCCCGGTCTGCATGGCGACGCCCTCGCTGCAGTGATTGAGTACGACGACTTTGCGAATCAACGGCGTCAGCTTGCACGCCTCGTCAACGGCGCTCTTGAGCGGCACGACTGCGCCGCGCCGCCAGCCGCCGCCCGCCGTGATGACCACGTGCGACTGCGCATCTTCAACGCGATCGACAATCGCCTGCGCCGAGAACCCGCCGAAAATGACCGAATGCGGCGCGCCGATCCGCGCGCAGGCCAGCACAGCCACGACCAGCTCCGGCACCATCGGCATGTAGATCGTGACGCGGTCGCCTTTTTTGACACCCAGTTTCTTCAGGCCGTTGGCGAATCGACAGACGTCGCGCAGCAACTGGGCGTACGTGATCCGCCGCACGTCGCGCGGCGCGCCCGCCTCGTCGCACGGTTCGCCCTCCCACAGCAGGGCAACGTGCTCGCCGCGCCCGCGGGCCACCTGCAAATCAAGGCAATTGTAAGAAACATTCGTCGTGCCCCCGACGAACCACTTCGCGAAGGGCGGCTCCCACTCCAGCACGCGATCCCACTTCCTGAAGAAGTGCGAGTTTGAAGCCACCTCGGCCCAGAACGACTCGGGGTCCTCGATCGACCGGCGATACAGCGCCTCGTACTCGGCCGGCGACTTGACGTGGGCCGCGCTCGCGAACGCCGGCGGCGGCGGATAGACCTGCGAATCGGCCTGGATTGATTCAATCGTCGGGTCGGACATGATCCACCTCGTTATGGGCTGCCCCGCTCGAAACCGCCATTATGCACAATTTCTTCGTTGCGTTGAACTGTTACCGGATCACAAATCGGGGCCGCGTTTGCCCGCGTCCTCCGCCACGGCTAGACTAGACCACATGAACGCACCAGAAGCCGCCGCAGAATCTCGATTTGCCCGACGGGCCGCGCTGCCCGCGCTGGTCGTCGGCGTTGCGGCACTGGTCGGAATTCAGGCGGCCGTCAGCATGGCCGAGCCGACGGTGAAACGCACCGCGCGAATCTGCGACGCCGCAGCCTCCATCACCGCGGCAACGTCCGTCTCGGGCTTCGATGCGTCGCCGCTGATGCTCTGCTCCGCCGTCGTGCTGGCGGCGTGCCTTCTTGCATCGGCCCGAACACCCAGCGCGGTCTTCGCACCGACGCAACTCACCGCACGACTCATTGCTTCGCCGACGCATTCGTCGCGCAGTCGCAAAATCCAAATCGCCTATCACCTCGGCGGCCTCTACGGCCCTTAGTGCTCGCTCCGGTCGCACCCTGCGCCCGGGGTGGTGGGCAGTGCCCACCCTACAGATCTCCGCGGCCTGTCCCCCTTGTGCCTTTGTTTTGACGTTTCGACTTTCTGACGTT includes these proteins:
- a CDS encoding Nucleotidyltransferase domain protein, with protein sequence MVAFLREHHDSLARICRRCRVARLELFGSAARGESFEAGRSDLDFLVEFEPLAPGEMFDAFFDLREALEREFGRKIDLLLARSLQNPYLLESINRNRVTLYGA
- the acsA gene encoding Acetyl-coenzyme A ligase, which translates into the protein MSDPTIESIQADSQVYPPPPAFASAAHVKSPAEYEALYRRSIEDPESFWAEVASNSHFFRKWDRVLEWEPPFAKWFVGGTTNVSYNCLDLQVARGRGEHVALLWEGEPCDEAGAPRDVRRITYAQLLRDVCRFANGLKKLGVKKGDRVTIYMPMVPELVVAVLACARIGAPHSVIFGGFSAQAIVDRVEDAQSHVVITAGGGWRRGAVVPLKSAVDEACKLTPLIRKVVVLNHCSEGVAMQTGRDAWWHDVIAGVPDDCPAEPLDSEHMLFLLYTSGSTGKPKGILHTTAGYMVYTAYTARLVFDLKPDDIYWCTADVGWITGHSYIIYGPLQNGVTCVMYEGAPNFPDWDRFWAVIARHKVTKFYTAPTAIRAFMRQGTQHPAKHDLSSVKLLGTVGEPINPAAWTWYHENIGREKCPIVDTWWQTETGGILIAPVPGATPTKPGSATRPLPGIDPAIMDKDGTVQGPNAGGLLVIRKPWPGMLRGVYGDEDRFRKQYWSEIPGMYFTGDGARCDADGYFWIMGRVDDVIKVSGHRLGTAEIESALVSHPKVAEAAVVGFPDDLTGEAIAAFVTLKGGNAPSDAMKDELKKHVTAQVGAIARPKDIRFTDALPKTRSGKIMRRLLRELATKGRVEGDTTTLEDFNVIAKLREEE